CGAAGACGATCATGCGGATGAAAAACAGGAAGCCCATGCCCAAGAAGCAGATCAAACACCGGACCCCCATGTGTGGCATAGCCCCAAACAGGGGGCTGAGATGGTGACTGTATTAGCAGGGAGCCTAGCCAAGCTCGTCCCCGACCAAGCGGAGACCTATGCTCAAAACTCAAAAGAAGTGGTTACAGAACTAGACAAAATAGACGGTTGGATTCAGGCACAAATTCAGACGATTCCTGCACCACAGCGCAAGCTGTTTACCACCCATGAATCCTTGGCCTACTTTGCCAACGCCTATGGTCTCACAGTAGAAGGGACGTTACAGGGATTCAGCACGGAAGAAAAACCGTCCGCTGCCCGAGTTAAAGATGTAGTAGAAGATATCAAGGCGGCTAAAGTCCCGGCGATTTTTTTAGAATCCGGTGAAACCCCAAAACTGATGCGAACGGTTGCTAAAGAAGCGGGCGTTCAAATTGCGTCAACTGAGTTATTTGCTGATGCGTTGGGAGAAGAGAACAGCCGGGGAAGCACCTATCAAACAATGTTGATCGCCAATACTGAAACCATCGTCAAGGGCTTGGGAGGACAATACACTGCCTATCGTAATTGACCCGTCCCTGTAAAAAGGTAGGAAGCCGAGGTCAAATCTCCTACGAATATCTCGTT
The genomic region above belongs to Acaryochloris sp. CCMEE 5410 and contains:
- a CDS encoding metal ABC transporter solute-binding protein, Zn/Mn family, with translation MVQLKITCSKWSICLVATTLLSTGCSSSAPDSKGSSNLPKVVATSTVLCDLTQQIAGQTIDLTCLVKPGVDPHAYALSPRDRKAIEQAQLVLYNGYGLEPNFETAIQAAAGDIAKVAVAEEAVPKPLLGAVHDHGAEAEDHKDEENHADKHDHGHSEDDHADEKQEAHAQEADQTPDPHVWHSPKQGAEMVTVLAGSLAKLVPDQAETYAQNSKEVVTELDKIDGWIQAQIQTIPAPQRKLFTTHESLAYFANAYGLTVEGTLQGFSTEEKPSAARVKDVVEDIKAAKVPAIFLESGETPKLMRTVAKEAGVQIASTELFADALGEENSRGSTYQTMLIANTETIVKGLGGQYTAYRN